The genomic region ACCACCTGCCAGATGTCGCGGGCACCGAACGCCTGCCGGATCTCGGGGTCGCCGAGCTTCTCCAGGTACTCCCGGATCATCGCCTGCAGCTCGGTCGCGGCGAAATAGGCGATGCCGTAGCCGTGCAGCGACAGGTTGGCGCCCAGGTCGCGGCCGGCCTTGCGCACCTGCTCCTGCGACACCGCCACCGGGATGTTGCTGCGCAACAAGTTGTTGACGGTGAGCTGCCGTGCGAACGACGACACTGCCGAGACGAAGCGCAACCACAGCTCGTTGAACTCGCGGTTGGGCTGGTTGCCGTTGGGGTCGCCGCCGGGTGCGCCGAACACACGCATGTAGAGGTCGCGACGCTCGCCCTCGGTGATGCGATCCACCGAACGCTTGTAGTAGTTGAACAGGTAGTCGCCTGCCTTGCCGCGTCCGAGCGGCAGCAACCCTGAGCGGAACAGTTCGACGATGCGCTCGACCACCTGTGGCAGGTGCATCTCCTCCAGCATCCACGAGAAGTAGATCGCCTGCACGGCATGCAGGTTCTCGCGGATGATCTCGACGTCGGTGCCCTCGTCCAGGTCCGGCAGCATGATCTCCATCGACGACGGCGGCGCACCGGCAACCACGCCGGTGTCCATGTCGTAGGCGTTCTGGATGCGGCTTGCGAGCCAGGCATCGTTGGAGCTGACCTTCTCGGTGGCCAGGCGGCGCACCACTGCAGCCACATTGCGACTGCTCAACGCACAGATGGTCTCCGACATGCTGGGCGAGAACGCCGCCTGGGTAGCGCGGATGCCCGCCGCGACGGACGCGTCGCTGGCTTCGGCCCGGGCTTCCTTGGCGACCTCCTTCGCTTCCCTGGCCAGGGTGGCCGCGCTCTTGGCCTGCGCCTCGGCCGTCTCGGCCGCCTTGGCGGCAACACCGACGGCACGGGTGGCGGCCCTGATCGCTTTCTGGTCGCGAGGCGTAGCCTTCCTGACCGCTTCCAGCGCGGCCTCCTTGTCCTTGAGCGTGCGGGCCAGCGCCTGCGCCGACTCCTTGGCTGCCTGCGCGGCGCGTTCGGCCTCGGCGGCACGGGTGGCAGCACCTTGCGCAGCGGTGACCGCGGTGCGCTTTCCGGCGACATGGTCGAGCAGCTCGGCGCGGCTCTGCGGGTCGCCACCAGGATCGACGCAACCCACGATGGCGGCATCGACCAGGCCGGCATCGACCTGCGACTTCAGGCTCACCTCATAGCGCTGGCTCAGGTGCGCGTAGACAGCGTCGAACAGATCGCGGTAGCGGCGATACTCGCCCTGTGCATTGCTGATGCGCTGCACGAAGTCCGGACGCGAGGCATCGGTGTAGCCATCGATCTGCAGCAAGCCGCAGATCGAAGCGATCTCGCGCTCGTTCTTCTCGAGTGGATCGAGCAGGTTGCCCAGCATGCGCTGGCTGCCAAGCAGGCCATACTCATGCACGAAAGCGTTGTCGCGTCGCAATTCCTTCCAGTCCTTCTGCTGGTGCGTTGCGGCGACCAGCCGATAGAACGGATCGACTACCACGTCGCTGGCCAGTTGCCTGCGGATCGTGGTCAGTTCGTCGAGCTCTTTGCTATTCAACCCGCCGCTGGTGTCGGCGGTCTTGTCTTTGGTTTCCAGGACTTGTTGGCGGGCACGCAGCTCCTGACGCTTCTTCAGCTCGCGCTCGCCCAGGTCGACCAGCAGGATACGTTTCATGACTGTTCTCTCTCATCTGGAACGGAGTGGGTGGAGCGGGCGTTTCGCACGGCTCTTGATATGGCTGCCGCGGCGCCCACCGGTTCACGGGGCTTGCTGGAACTTCGTTTGCTCGCCATGGGGTTCTCCTCGGCAGCGGTGCGGTGGTGCGTATTGCAGGGGTCTTGCAGTTGTCAGGCCGCGACGGACGCGGGGTGTGGTTCGACTTCCTCGATCTCGTCCGGTGCATGGCCAGAGCCCTCGGCCATGTCCCGGTCGATGCGGCGGTCGAGCTGGTGCAACGCGGCCATCGCATCGACCATGCCATGGCCGCATCCCTCCACGCCGGCGCGGGAGAACGGGCGTGCTGTCTCGACCAGTACTTCACGCGCCTCATGACTGTCGATCGGCCAGGCCCGGCGCTGCGCACGCGATGCCAGCAGGGCGCAGACCGCGGCCACGAACGGCGAAGCAAAACTGGTACCGGTGGCGCTCTGGTAGCCCCGCAGACCGCAGGTCAGGATGTCGCGGCCCGGCGCGCACAGCGCGACATGTCCGCCGCGGGTGCTGAACGCCGCCGGTTGCTGGCTGCGATCGATCGCACCGACCGCGATCACGCCGTCGTGCGCGGCCGGATAGAAGCGCTCGTCGAGGCCGGAATTGCCGCTGGCCGCGACCAGGATCACCCCACGCGCCAGTGCATAGCGGATGATTTCCTCATGCGGGCGCGGCGCATCGGCCGACAATGCCGACTCGGGGGTGCCAAAACTCATGTTGATGACCTTCACATTGAGGTCGATCAGCCGCTTCATGCCGGCATCGATATTGTCGAGCGCGCCGACACCGAAGCGTTTGTCGCCCGGCCCCAGCGCCGCACCCAGCACGCGCACCGGCGTCAACCCGCATGCGCCGGCGCCACCTGGCGGGATGTCGCGTCCATGCGCGGCGAGGATGCCGGCGCAACCGGTGCCGTGGCCGACCTCGTCCTGTGGCTCGTTGCCACGGCGGCGGTAGTTGCCGACCAGGGTGAGGCCGCCGACCAGTGCGGGATCGAGATCCACGCTGTCGAAACCCGCACGCAGCCTGGCGTCGAGTTCCTCATGTTCGAGCGCGACACCGGTATCGGCCAGGCCGACCACGGTGGCCGCGTCGCCCGGTTCATAGGCCAGCGCCTGCGACAGGTGGATCAGCTCACGCGCCCAGTGCGGGTCCTGCACCTTGCGAGGATCTACCCGGGTCGCGTCGGCCATGCCCTCGTCGGCAGCGAACGGCCCAGCGAACGGCCCATGGCACAGGTGGTCGGCGCAGACCCGATCGACCACCGGCACCTCGGCCAAGGCCTGCAGCAGTGCCGGCACCCCGGCGGGGTCGCGCACCTCGATACGCAGCACGCGGGCGACGCCGGTGATCTGTTCGACATCGTCGAATCGCCTTGCTCCCGGCACCGACCGTTCCACACGTCGCCTGCGCGCGCTGTGCAGGCGGGTGACGCGGAACACGTCGCCGTGGTGGCGCAGCAGGCGATCGATCACACCGCCATCGATGTGGTCCGCCTTCTCGGTGCCGTACCCGATCACCGCACGCAGGCCGGGAATATGTTCGGGCACCTCGCCCAACTTCAGTGTCAGCAGCAGTCGGCCCGGTATCTGCCATGGTCGACGCAATCTCATACCCTGCGCGAAGGACGTCATGGTGGCCGGCGTGTTCATGGCGTGCTCCACTGGCCAAGATGGCCTTCACAGAGTTCCACGCGCGCGACTTCACCATCGCCGAAATCGAGCTCGGCCTCGCACCCCAGCTGGCTGGCCAGCGGCGCAAGCACGATGCCGCCCTCGGCCGATTCCACCACCGGGACGGCCTGCCCCGCGGCGCGCACCAGCGGCAGGCGGCCGCCGCGCAATGAGGGCGTGCTCAGGTGCACGCGCTGGCCGGCGGCACCATTCCCGTTGCGTTCGACCCGGGTCACCCGCGGCGCCGACGCGTTCATCAGCGCCTGCTGCAGGCGGTTGACCGGCATTCGCGACAGCCGCGCGATCACGTCGGTACCCGCGGACTCCTTCAACTCGTTGAGCTGGGTGACGGTGCGCACGCCGATCCGCTCCAGGCGCCGCTGATCGTCCTCGCTGATTCGGTCGCCCATTGCCTCGCGCAGGCTGAACTTCGGGTCTTCGGCTTTGTAGTCGACCGCATTCTCCTCGATCATCGGCTTGGTGATCGTGGTCAATGCGAGCTTGATCGTGCTGGCCTCGGTCTCGCCGGGGCCGGCCGGGCGCAGGAACACGTCCTCGTCGACCATCTGCACGAACGCGCGCAGGTCCAGCGACACTTCCTTGACCGCGAAGGTCAGCGGCAACTTGCCGATGCGCGCCTTGATCGCCATCGATGCCTGCGCCTTGTCCAACTGCTCGGTCAGGGCCTGGATGAACAGGTCGAAGGGAATGCCGCTGTCGCGGACGAGGGCGGGAATCTGCGCGCTCATGACCGTCCGCCCCCGGTTTCATCTGTTGCATGGCCCCAGGACAGCCGCAGCTTCGACGGCGAGGCCATCCAGTCGTTGACTTCGCGGCTGCGCGGCACGTCCGCCAGCAGCACGCAGCCGCCATCGCGCAGCACCGGCCGCAGTTCCAGCGGCAGGGTCATCTCGACCTGCGCCAGCTGCACGCCTCCACGGGCTTCGACAGCCAGCAGTCCGTCGTGCAACTCATTCAACAGGTGGGAGAGTTCGCGCAGCATCACGCACCTCCTTCAGTCGGTGGTGTCGGAGCCACGGCCGGCGCTGCCGGCGCTGGAGCGGTTGCCGCGGCCGCGGGCTGCGCCCGCATCGCCGGCGAATGGCGCTGCACCAGTGCGGCTTTGGCCGGCTCGACCATGCGGTCGAGCGGCAGCGTCTCGCTGACGAAGTTCAGCTTGACCTCACCGAACAGGTCGGCACGCACGTTGGATTCGTTCTGGGCGTTGACGGCGACGGTCGATACCATCGTCGAACTCTGGCCTTCGTAGCTCAGGCTCCCGCGCTCGCCCCAGTTGGCCACCGCCTTGGGGTCGGTGCCGGCGGCGTAGCCGACCTTGGCCGCGTCCTGGGCGGCAGCACGGAACATCACCTTGCTGGTGATGCTGCCGTCGCGTACGACGACCCGATTCATGCCGAGCATCACCATGGTCGCCAGCAGTTGCTGGCGCTCGCCACCGACCTTCAATCTCACCTGCGGCAGGATCTGTTCCTCCAACAGCTCGGTGGTCAGGGTTTCGTTCTCGATGCCGTACTCGGCCAGCCAGGCGGGTTCCAGGTCGTCGCTGCGAGGGGCCAGTTGCGGCTCGATCCGCTCACCGCCATCGGGCAACAGAAGTTGCACGTCGCCGGGGTAGCGCGTGGCCAGCCAGTCGCGGGCCTGGTTGGGGCTGACGTTCTCCTCGGTGAACTGCTCCAGCGTCTTGGCCACCGCAGTGACCAGGCTGGAATAGCTCTCCATCTGTCGGATCGAGGCATCGACGATCGCATCGAAGGTGCCGTGCACAAGCTGGGCGACGAAGCCGGGGAAGTCGATCTCGTTGACCATCGCACCGGTCCGCCGGGCGATGGTCTCGGTGGCCTGCGGCTTGGGCGTCGCCGGAGTCCCCGCGGCTTGGCCGTTGCCGGCCGTTTCACCGCTGAGCGCGCGGGCAGGGGCGCCGTTGCGGGGCGGGAAGATCCTGCTGCCAGTGCCGTTGTGCTCGGACACGATGCATTCCTCAGGCCGTGGTCACCCAGTGGTTCCGGCGCTCGTAGCGACCATCGCCCAGCAGGCGCAGCTCGATTCGTGCCACCGGGCTGCCTTCGGCCAGGCCGACGAAGCGGTAGTCGATACCGACCTTCAACACCGCGACCTCGCCGGCATCGGCCTCGTCCTCGATCCGCGCCATCACGTCGACACCGTGGTCGAGCTCGAGCGATGCTGCCGGGACGGGATTGGTCTCGTTCTGGACCGGCTCGTCATGAGCCTGTTCTGGCGCCTGGCTCCCATCGCTCGTGGCGGGCTCGGCAGCGACGATACGCACGTCGCCAACCGCCCCCTGCACGGCCCGGAAGCTCACCGTCAGCGGCAACGGGGCCGGCTGTCCCTCCAGCGCGGGCCAGTCGCCAAGCTCGACATGCACCTCGACCGGTTCGGCGTCGGCGGCATCGGCCGACTGCACCGCCGGCGATTTCAAGCCTTCGAGCTGCTCCAGCGCCCAGGTACTGGCACCGCGTTGGCCCCGCTGCACGTGCATGCGGGTACCGGCGATCCGGCTGGGCTCGATCGGTTCGATGTGCTCTTTGTTGGGCGCGTCGCCAGCGCCATTCACTCCGCTCTCAAGCGCGTGCACCCGGGCCGGGGGCCGCGCCAGACGCAGGCGTCCGCGACGCGCAGCAAGCGATTGCGAAATCGCGGCCGCTTCATGTGTCGGCCTGGACGAACGCTCGGGCAGATACAGCACTCGCCAATTGCCATAGCCGGGCTCGGCCATGTTGCCGAAGTCGGCGGCGAAATCGGCGAACGACAGCCAGTCTTCGTAACCGCCGTTGGGTGGGTTGAACGCGACTGGATCGGCATCGAACGCCACCCGGGTGTCCCAGGGGTTGAGCACCTTGACCTCGGACGCGGCCGGATCATCGAGGTCGCCGCGGATGCCCGCGACCACCACCGCATGCGGTGCACCGACGATCACCACCCACAACGGGCCATGCAGGCTCAGCCAGCGCGCCCATTCGCGGGGCGTGTGGTAGAGACTGGCGTTCGACGGCTCTTCGACGAACTCGAACCTGTAGCGATCGCGGACGGCATTGAGCAGATCCCAGCCGTATGACGTCGCCAGCGAGGCGCCGACCTCGTTGGCCAGTGTCTCCGGCGCGAACGAGGCCAATCCGCGGTACGACAGCAGCATTGCCATCGCTGCCGCCCAGCACGAGTTCTTGTCGGGTTGTGGGATCAGTTCGACCGGGTAGTCGCCCGGTCCGTACTGATGTCCAACGAGCTCGCTGCCGGGAGCAGTCGCGTCTGCATCGGCATCGGGGGCGGGCATGGTGGAGCCTGCGGCAGGTTCCATCGGCACTTCGTTCGATGCAG from Lysobacter alkalisoli harbors:
- a CDS encoding S8 family peptidase — encoded protein: MNTPATMTSFAQGMRLRRPWQIPGRLLLTLKLGEVPEHIPGLRAVIGYGTEKADHIDGGVIDRLLRHHGDVFRVTRLHSARRRRVERSVPGARRFDDVEQITGVARVLRIEVRDPAGVPALLQALAEVPVVDRVCADHLCHGPFAGPFAADEGMADATRVDPRKVQDPHWARELIHLSQALAYEPGDAATVVGLADTGVALEHEELDARLRAGFDSVDLDPALVGGLTLVGNYRRRGNEPQDEVGHGTGCAGILAAHGRDIPPGGAGACGLTPVRVLGAALGPGDKRFGVGALDNIDAGMKRLIDLNVKVINMSFGTPESALSADAPRPHEEIIRYALARGVILVAASGNSGLDERFYPAAHDGVIAVGAIDRSQQPAAFSTRGGHVALCAPGRDILTCGLRGYQSATGTSFASPFVAAVCALLASRAQRRAWPIDSHEAREVLVETARPFSRAGVEGCGHGMVDAMAALHQLDRRIDRDMAEGSGHAPDEIEEVEPHPASVAA